The nucleotide sequence CCTGCAGCCCCTCAAACGTATCGTTCAGAAACTTACTGCACTGACGGAACGCAATATCTTTGGAATAGATATGCGTGATGTCGGCCAGGTTCTCGGTCTGGGTGGCAAACGTAAAATGAACCGGAATCTGGGCCTCAGCGGCAATGGTTAGGTCTTTTTCGAGCAGCAGGTCAATAGCCTCCAGCACTACCCCTTCCTGGTTGTTTTCGATGGGGACAACTCCAAACCGAACCCGCCCCGTCTCGACGCTCTCAAATACGGATCGGATGGTCGGCAGGGCCATGTAATCGCTCATAGCACCAAACCGGCTCTCGGCAGCCTGATGCGTAAAGCTGCCTTCCGGCCCCAGAAACGCCACCCGTTCGGGTAATTCCAGATTGCGCGAAACGGCAAAGATTTCCAGGAAAATGGCTTCAATAGCCGACCGGTTCATCAGGCCGTTGTTTTGCCCATGCAGCCGGTCCAGAATCTGTTTTTCGCGTTCGGGCCGGTAAATGACCGCGTTGGTCGTGCGTTTCAGTTCGCCAACCCGACGAACCAGTTCCATCCGCTGATTCAGCAGGGTCAGGAGTTGGTCGTCAAGGGCATCAATATCATTACGGAGCGATTCGAGCGTCATTATCGTAAACAGTGCGCAGTCGGCACAAAAAAATAGGCAGTGTCCCACAAAAGTACACTGCCTACTGCCCACTGCAAACTGTTGTTTAAACTAAAGCTGCATCCTCGACGTCTTTCTCGATCCGCAGATTGTCGATAATGAACCGCTGGCGGTCGGGCGTGTTCTTGCCCATGTAATAGCTGAGCAGCTTCGGCACGGAGGTTTCCTTTTCCATAATCACCGGCTCCAGCCGCATGTTCTCGCCGATGAACAACCCAAACTCTTCGGGCGAAATCTCACCCAGCCCTTTGAAGCGCGTAATCTCGACTTTCTTGCCGCCTTTGGTAAGCTTGTTAATGGCCGCCTGTTTTTCTTCTTCCGAATAGCAGTACGTTGTTTCCTTGTGGTTTTTAGGATTACGTACCCGGAACAGGGGCGTTTCAAGAATATACAGATGCCCATTTCGCACCAGATCGGGGAAGAACTGCAGGAAGAACGTCAGCATCAGCAGCCGGATGTGCATACCATCGACGTCGGCATCGGTAGCAATGACAATCCGGTTGTAGCGCAGTCCCTCCAGGCCGTCCTCAATATCCAGGGCGTGCTGCAGCAGGTTAAACTCCTCATTTTCGTACACCACTTTCTTGGTCAGCCCAAAGCAGTTGAGCGGTTTGCCCCGCAGACTGAAAACGGCCTGCGACTGCACATTGCGCGATTTAGTAATAGACCCACTGGCCGAGTCACCCTCGGTAATGAACAGCGTCGACTGGTAGCGGTCTTCGGCTTTCAGGTCGGGCAGGTGATTGCGGCAGTCGCGTAGTTTTTTGTTGTGCAGACTGGCTTTTTTGGCCCGGTCGTTGGCCAGTTTCTTGATCCCGGCCAGTTCTTTACGTTCCCGCTCCGACTGCTCAATGCGTTTCTTCATCGCGTCGCGAATGGCCGGATTCATGTGCAGAAAATCGTCCAGGCGCTCTTTGACAAAATCCTTGACGAACGAGTTGACCGACTGCGCGTTTGGCTCGGGCGACATATTGATCGAGCCCAGCTTGGTTTTGGTCTGCGATTCAAATACCGGCTCCTGCACCCGGATACTGATGGCCG is from Spirosoma taeanense and encodes:
- the pheA gene encoding prephenate dehydratase, whose product is MTLESLRNDIDALDDQLLTLLNQRMELVRRVGELKRTTNAVIYRPEREKQILDRLHGQNNGLMNRSAIEAIFLEIFAVSRNLELPERVAFLGPEGSFTHQAAESRFGAMSDYMALPTIRSVFESVETGRVRFGVVPIENNQEGVVLEAIDLLLEKDLTIAAEAQIPVHFTFATQTENLADITHIYSKDIAFRQCSKFLNDTFEGLQAELVPVESTSRAAKLAAQQPRTAALCSHIAAKLFDVPVLFDNIGDSDLNRTRFLILAKDFKNQPSGHDKTTIIAKLANTESPGVLAEFLQEFNARRINLTKIESRPLREGATFRYWFLIECEGHADEPALQEILNHHAAEVKLLGSYVRVA
- a CDS encoding DNA topoisomerase IV subunit B, coding for MTEPANQPVQYNEDSIRSLDWREHIRLRPGMYIGKLGDGSAADDGIYVLLKETIDNCIDEHVMGFGKIIDVRVTDHRVEVRDYGRGIPLGKVVEVVSKINTGGKYDSGAFQKSVGLNGVGTKAVNALSSYFRVQSFRDGRTVWAEFERGDLKHKGDEPTNERNGTLICFEPDDTVFKHFHFIPQYLENMIWNYCYLNAGLTIAFNKQKYISQNGLLDLLRNKTDEDSLRYPIIHMKGNDLEIAMTHGNQYGEEYYSFVNGQYTTQGGTHLAALREAVVETIRKHFDKNYDVADVRASIIAAISIRVQEPVFESQTKTKLGSINMSPEPNAQSVNSFVKDFVKERLDDFLHMNPAIRDAMKKRIEQSERERKELAGIKKLANDRAKKASLHNKKLRDCRNHLPDLKAEDRYQSTLFITEGDSASGSITKSRNVQSQAVFSLRGKPLNCFGLTKKVVYENEEFNLLQHALDIEDGLEGLRYNRIVIATDADVDGMHIRLLMLTFFLQFFPDLVRNGHLYILETPLFRVRNPKNHKETTYCYSEEEKQAAINKLTKGGKKVEITRFKGLGEISPEEFGLFIGENMRLEPVIMEKETSVPKLLSYYMGKNTPDRQRFIIDNLRIEKDVEDAALV